One Phocaeicola dorei genomic region harbors:
- the mobA gene encoding conjugal transfer protein MobA: MEENKKKNLKKSVGRKPKPDPAVFRYGIKLNAQENGQFELLFAKSGLKQRARFIKSMLFGREIKVVKIDKATMDYYIRLTNFYHQFQSIGNNYNQTVRTVKTNFGEKRAFVLLRNLEKATIDLVLLSKRIILLTREFEEEYLIKRKREGE; encoded by the coding sequence ATGGAAGAAAACAAGAAGAAAAACTTAAAGAAAAGCGTGGGCCGGAAGCCCAAGCCGGACCCTGCCGTGTTCCGTTACGGCATCAAGCTGAACGCCCAGGAGAACGGGCAGTTCGAGCTGCTGTTTGCAAAATCAGGACTCAAACAACGGGCACGGTTTATCAAGTCAATGCTCTTTGGCCGCGAAATCAAGGTCGTGAAAATAGACAAGGCGACGATGGACTACTACATCCGCCTGACCAATTTCTACCACCAGTTCCAGAGCATCGGCAACAATTACAACCAGACAGTGAGAACCGTCAAGACCAACTTCGGGGAGAAACGTGCTTTCGTTCTGCTCCGCAATCTGGAAAAGGCTACGATAGACTTGGTACTGTTGAGCAAGCGGATTATCCTGCTGACCCGCGAGTTCGAGGAGGAGTACCTTATAAAAAGAAAAAGGGAGGGGGAATGA
- a CDS encoding DUF3408 domain-containing protein, whose protein sequence is MTKKKVEVNEDILKNIIVGDIPVFGREKPAEEDAEQLETEAPPVTETAGPSPEKAVSAKTRKKKEEAGGYKERYLVNIPASNRSHVYINREVAECIKRILPVIAPDMSISGYISNILVDHIQQHWEEINELYNKEYYKPLKPF, encoded by the coding sequence ATGACAAAGAAAAAAGTGGAAGTGAATGAGGATATCCTCAAGAATATCATTGTCGGGGATATTCCTGTCTTCGGCAGGGAGAAGCCCGCTGAAGAAGATGCGGAACAGCTGGAAACGGAAGCCCCTCCCGTCACAGAAACCGCCGGCCCCTCACCAGAGAAAGCGGTTTCTGCAAAGACACGGAAAAAGAAAGAGGAAGCGGGTGGCTATAAGGAAAGGTATCTGGTCAATATACCTGCATCCAACCGTTCCCATGTCTATATAAACCGGGAAGTGGCCGAATGTATCAAGCGTATCCTTCCGGTCATTGCTCCGGATATGAGCATATCGGGGTATATAAGCAATATCCTCGTGGACCATATCCAACAACATTGGGAAGAAATCAATGAACTATACAACAAGGAATATTACAAACCATTAAAACCATTTTAA
- a CDS encoding DUF3408 domain-containing protein, with amino-acid sequence MTQIIFQFAAIACSIYTLYRFGLFICRKVCKNKRNRVTAQVTSVEAVDEVKPVNGQESVSPIVIEKLANSPITKHLGIAAYRATYLDNYPIASRIQVYIDRDSHTHIKRFLAVVAPDASMSGYISKIIDEHLKRYENEMSELYTKCITQPL; translated from the coding sequence ATGACACAGATTATTTTTCAATTTGCAGCCATTGCCTGCTCCATTTATACCTTATACAGATTCGGGTTGTTCATTTGCAGGAAAGTTTGTAAAAACAAAAGAAACAGGGTAACGGCTCAGGTTACTTCTGTTGAAGCAGTTGATGAAGTTAAACCTGTCAATGGACAAGAGAGTGTTTCACCGATTGTCATAGAGAAACTTGCCAATAGTCCAATAACAAAACATTTAGGAATCGCCGCATACAGAGCGACCTATCTGGATAATTATCCTATTGCCAGCCGTATACAGGTTTATATAGACAGGGACAGCCATACCCATATCAAACGCTTTCTGGCGGTCGTCGCTCCGGATGCATCCATGTCCGGCTATATAAGCAAGATTATAGATGAGCATCTGAAAAGATATGAGAATGAAATGTCCGAATTGTACACGAAATGTATCACCCAACCTTTATGA
- a CDS encoding ParA family protein, whose amino-acid sequence MSKEPLFVAVSNQKGGVGKSALTVVLSSYLHFEKNLNVAIIDCDSPQHSLVRMRERDKKAITNSAYFQQLLQQQWNRVPKKAYPIVGATSEKAREAADELAASGDYDLIFVDLPGTVESTGVFRTIVNMDYVLTPTTPDLIIMQSTLAFSTTVLDYVKNTKDVPLKDIIFFWNKLKKRTNVEIYKSYAEVMRELHLTVLDTKLPDLCRYEKEITHAKRDFFRCTLLPPPAKQLEGSGLAELAEELIVKLKLVHS is encoded by the coding sequence ATGAGCAAAGAACCTTTATTCGTTGCAGTCAGCAACCAAAAGGGAGGGGTCGGGAAATCGGCCTTGACGGTAGTGCTTTCCAGCTACCTCCATTTCGAGAAAAACCTGAACGTGGCAATCATTGATTGTGATTCTCCACAGCACAGCCTTGTGCGCATGAGAGAACGGGACAAAAAAGCCATTACCAACAGTGCCTATTTTCAGCAATTGTTACAGCAGCAATGGAATCGCGTACCAAAGAAAGCTTATCCGATTGTGGGAGCGACTTCGGAAAAGGCAAGAGAGGCTGCGGACGAGCTTGCTGCAAGCGGTGACTATGACCTGATTTTTGTGGATTTGCCCGGAACGGTAGAATCCACCGGGGTATTCCGTACCATCGTCAATATGGATTATGTCCTGACTCCCACCACTCCCGACCTTATCATCATGCAGAGCACGCTCGCATTTTCCACGACGGTTCTTGATTATGTCAAGAACACGAAAGATGTGCCGCTCAAGGATATCATCTTCTTTTGGAACAAGCTGAAAAAACGTACCAACGTGGAAATATACAAATCTTATGCGGAGGTCATGAGGGAACTGCATCTGACTGTCCTTGACACCAAACTTCCCGATTTATGCCGCTACGAAAAAGAAATCACCCATGCAAAACGTGATTTTTTCCGCTGCACCCTGCTGCCTCCTCCAGCCAAGCAACTGGAAGGAAGCGGATTGGCAGAACTGGCAGAAGAACTTATAGTCAAACTTAAACTTGTACACTCATGA
- the mobB gene encoding conjugal transfer protein MobB, translating to MVAKINRGVSLYGAITYNQQKVNDATARIISGNRMITDMTGSPERVMQQTLWAFDNYLLANRNTEKPVLHISLNPSVDDRLTDGQFAELAKEYMQRMGYGDQPYIVYVHEDIGRRHIHIVSTCVNEKGEKIDDAYEWNRSMKACRELERKFGLKQVEDKRKELLEPYLKKADYQSGDVKQQVSNIVKSVFGTYRFQSFGEYSALLSSFNIEVKQVKGKFNGTPYNGIVYTMTDDTGKPVCTPVKSSLIGKRYGYEGLEKRIGFNAREYKAKKWQPKIRNEVALAMHGCRGNREDFIRLLNGRGIDAVFRENDEGRIYGATFIDHRNREVYNGSRLGKEFSANAFEQLFNSPVNTPDLDAPVPDSSRQESFSSEMESSIEQAFGIFDICINGPDPQEEALARRLQRKKKKKRRSRGIS from the coding sequence ATGGTGGCCAAAATCAACAGGGGTGTTTCGCTCTACGGGGCGATTACCTACAACCAGCAGAAAGTGAACGATGCCACCGCGCGTATCATTTCGGGAAACCGTATGATTACCGATATGACAGGCAGTCCGGAGCGTGTCATGCAACAGACCCTTTGGGCATTTGACAACTACCTGCTTGCCAACCGAAATACGGAAAAGCCGGTGCTGCATATCTCCCTGAACCCTTCGGTGGATGACCGCCTCACGGACGGCCAATTCGCGGAACTGGCAAAGGAATACATGCAGAGAATGGGCTACGGCGACCAGCCTTATATTGTATATGTACACGAGGACATAGGCCGGAGGCATATCCATATCGTCTCCACCTGCGTGAACGAGAAAGGGGAAAAGATAGACGACGCCTACGAGTGGAACCGCTCGATGAAAGCCTGCCGGGAGCTGGAAAGGAAATTCGGGCTGAAACAGGTGGAGGACAAGCGGAAAGAGTTGCTGGAACCCTACCTGAAGAAAGCAGACTACCAAAGCGGCGATGTGAAACAGCAAGTCTCCAACATCGTCAAAAGCGTGTTCGGAACCTACCGTTTCCAGTCTTTCGGAGAATACAGTGCCTTGCTTTCCAGCTTCAATATCGAGGTGAAACAGGTGAAAGGCAAATTTAACGGGACACCTTACAACGGGATTGTCTATACCATGACTGACGATACGGGAAAACCGGTATGCACGCCCGTCAAGTCCTCCCTTATCGGAAAACGCTACGGCTATGAAGGGCTGGAAAAGCGCATCGGGTTCAATGCCCGTGAATACAAGGCAAAAAAATGGCAGCCGAAGATACGGAACGAGGTGGCGCTTGCCATGCACGGATGCCGGGGCAACAGGGAGGACTTCATCCGCCTTTTGAATGGGCGTGGAATAGATGCGGTATTCCGCGAGAACGACGAGGGACGCATTTACGGCGCGACCTTCATCGACCACCGGAACCGGGAGGTGTACAACGGCTCACGGCTCGGCAAGGAGTTTTCCGCCAATGCCTTCGAGCAGCTGTTCAACAGTCCGGTCAATACTCCAGATTTGGATGCTCCCGTGCCTGATTCCAGCCGACAAGAAAGTTTCTCTTCTGAAATGGAAAGCTCCATCGAACAGGCTTTCGGAATCTTCGATATTTGTATCAACGGTCCCGACCCGCAGGAAGAGGCGCTTGCCCGCAGGCTGCAACGCAAGAAGAAAAAGAAACGCCGCTCCCGTGGAATATCCTGA